AACAAGAACCTGATCATGGAAAAAGACCAGCCCATAAGATCCCTGGGTAAGAGAAAGATTAACCAATTAAATGTGTATATCATAGAATTTGCCACCATtggtgtaaacattttgtttcatgAGGTTTGTAGAATAAATTCCTGTTTAAGCATTAAAACAGCATAACATGAGTCATGTGTTGAGCTTGCAAGTGGAAGTGCAGATATGCTGCCCCTATCAGCACGGGCAAATAAGAGCAATTTAAAGCATAATGCAGATAACGCATTACTTATACTTCTCACGAACATGCAGCAGGcctctgaaaaaataaaaaaagggagacCTTTCTGAGGTCTCCCAATATTCACGCGGTAGGACAAGACGAGTCTACTACCAGAGATGCACCTTCACCATGTGTCCCAGCCAACCAAGAGGAGTCGCATGAGTGAGCCTCTAAAGGAGACATCTTAGCACTTCAGCCCATAATATTATACGGGACTGTGATGGAGCCTGGAATACTCACAGGGTGCTGGAGATAGTATCCTGATTATAGTAGTCGCCTgccttccttcatcatcatcatcatttatttatatagcgccactaattccgcagcgctgtacagagaactcactcacatcagtccctgccccattggggcttacagtctaaattccctaacactaaAGTAGGGAATTTAAAGTAGGGAAGTAATATTGTCTGCATAGTGGCTCATCATAAGGAGTCAGCACACCTTACTAGAGTTCTTGTGGTGCACCTGTTCCAGGAGATGGCTCAATAGGCTCCCTTCTCTAGCCCCTATGGTGAAAGAGCCTGTAGAAGCCCCCCTGAGCTCCATTTGACTGCTCACTCTGAGGCTATAAAATTAAAGGGAAATATATTGTACCAGTCCAAGTCCTTGATATGTGTCTACACTTCAGACTGCTTTCCATTAGCAGTAATATAATACAAGGTCCCCTGTTGTGACTCCAGAGCACAGACACCGACATTGTATTGCAATCTAATTAGTTAAGAGGCGTCTTTTCAGCTCTCTTAGTTTTGTGATCTAAACATATTCTGGTGGCACAGTGCTTTGTATGCATGTAACCATGACATCAGTGTTCTTCCCAATAAAACATTTAGGCTAACCCTGAGTCTCTGTAAACGGTTGGGCTATGTATTTAGTCTTTTAAATATTGTAGAATAGCAGCTTGGTTATACGGTTCGTTTGCTGTGGCTTATGAATACCATTCATCGTCACATTCTTTAAGCGTTAGCAAAAGGGCAAGGTagtgcacaaaataaaatggtTTAGGAAAGGACACTATGTTAAAGATGTTGGCTTTTACTATGTATCAAAAGGTATGTAAGTGTCATTGTTTAATATCCTATTTTATGGGCTCAATTGCTGTCCCTCTGTTCTGCGTCTAAACATTAAATTAGTTTTTAGGGATCCGCACTCTCAGTTATCTAAGGACATCCGCTGTCCGTTTGAATCAGACAAGAATGTCCCAAGTCTGTTTCTTTATTGGCGAAATATTTAAAGCAGCTTTAATGAAGCTAATATAGAACTTCACATCACTTCTAATTGAGCCATAAAACGAATAATATGAGGTAGGAAATGTTCAGGTTTGGAAAAATAGAGAAGAATATCACAGTTCCTAAAGGGCAGTTAAATGGTGACCAATAACTATTATGTGGCGTATGGACGGATAGCTTACAGAAGGACATCTTTACTTCTAGGCTTAGTGTGGTAAGTTTTCCTTTGACAAACACTAATCGATGTGCTTTGAGTGCTGTGAGCAAGAAAGACTGTCAGCGTAGAACTAATATTTTCAGTAGaactttaaaatacacatttaacaAATTATGTGGGTCGGCATGGAAAGAACAGCAACATCTTCATCCGTTTTAGGTAGAAATATCATATAAAAAGGCTACTGTGAACCTAATTGAAGATGTTTGATTAAAGAagattgctttaaatacattatgCAGTTAGAGGTCTATTATATTAAACACTAAAACCATCACACCTTTGGTTCCCTATATGCCAAAGACCTAGAGGCGTGATTTTCATCTACTGTGTAGAATTGAGACGCTCTCTCGTGTTGTCATGTTTCCATGTCACTACAGGGTTTTAAACAATGGAATTGgagggctgctttttttttaatataccgtatttccccatgtataagacgcaccttttccccaaaaattttgggtctaaaacctgggtgcgtcttatacaaggGTAGCGGGGATGCAAGTGGGGGGGGAcagcgttacaggggcagcgggggggatccaggaggagggggacaggcagagtggcagtggGAAtccaagaggagggggacaggcagagtggcagcggagatccaggaggagggggacaggggcaCAATGGCAGCggagatccaggaggagggggacagaggcacaatgGCAGCGAGGGGGAGGGGAAAACAATTGCAGCGAGAGTGTCCTGACCgtctgctctgatcacaatcagagcagccgaccATTACACTCTGCTTtgtttgacagctaccgtaatatttttttaaaaaaaattcggggccaaaattaaggtgcgtcttatacatggggaaatacggtggTTTTTGTTATAACAATGAAATTGTGGTCAAAAACCTTTAGACTTTCTTAAGGAAATAAGAGTTAATAACCAAACTCCTTTTCTAGCAGATACCAGAGCGTCAGATGATGGATTTTCCTACTGCAATCACCCTCAAAGTTCTACAGATGAAGATCAGTGTGTTATTGAAGATAACCAAGGATCAAAAGTCTCTGTATCGTGTGAAGGAATCGCTAGCCATTCATTGAAAAATAATGGTCAGAAATCAGTCTCATGTGACGAAGGAAATATCACAGACATTTGTACACCCAGATATCATACAGAACATACATCGACTCATATTAAGGAAGAATTGGTCTCATGTCAAAAAGGTAATCTCACAGACGCTGACATTTACACACCCATTGGTCATACACAACATTCACCTACTCATATTAAGGAAAAATTAGTCTCGGGTGGAAAAGAAAGCCCCCCACACACTGACAATGAAGCATCCACAGATAGTACACAGTATGTAACTACTGATATTAAAAAAGAATCCATCTCAAAAAAGAAAGCAAatcccatacacactgacatttatacacccacagatcatacacaatatacatctactcatattaaggaggaatctgtTTCACGTAAAGAAGGAAATCTCCCGCACACTGACATGTATACACCCAcatatcatacacaatatacatctactgatattaaggcGGGATTGGTCTCCTGTGACGGAGGAAGCCTCAccaacatttatacacccacagatgatacacaatatacatctaacCTCACCaatatttatacacccacagatgatacacaatatacatctaacCTCAccaacatttatacacccacagatgacacacaatatacatctaacCTTATTAATGAGGGATTAGGCTCATGTGAGAGAGGAAATTTCAGAAACACTTCAATTCATACACCGATCGATCATACGCagtatacatctactcatattaaggaggaattaGCCTCATGTGAGGGAAGAAACCTCGctgacatttatacacctacagatcatacacaatatacatctaaacATAAAGTAGTAAATCTCACAGATacttatatttatacacacatgaAACATACATTAAACAATGCTGGAGAATATGACAAAGAAGAAAGCAGCAAACACACAAGAAATAAAAAAGGATCAGCAAAGATTACTGGACGTTGCATAAGCCTAAAAAATACAACATCTCTATCTCACCAAACATCGCAGCGGACATATATCTGCTCTGAATGCCATAACTGTTTTACAAGTAAATCAGAACTTCAAATGCATCAGTTAATTCACAGACGGACAGCACCTTTaatatgctctgaatgtgggaaaagtTTTGCCTCCAAAACTAATCTTACTAAACATCAGGGAATCCACACAGGGGAAAAACCCTATTCTTGCTCAGACTGTGGGAAACGTTTCAGGGAAAAGCACTGCCTGCAGCTACATCAGAAAATCCACACAAGGGAGAATCTGTTTAGTTGCttagaatgtgggaaatgttttctgCAGAAGTCTGATCTTTCAGTACATCAAAGAGTTCACACgggagagaaaccattttcatgctcagaatgtgggaaatgttttactcagAAAATACAACTTACTAGACATCAAtcaattcacacaggagaaaaaccctTTTCTTGCCCAGAATGTGGGAAAAGTTTTCGACTAAGGAATAT
The nucleotide sequence above comes from Mixophyes fleayi isolate aMixFle1 chromosome 6, aMixFle1.hap1, whole genome shotgun sequence. Encoded proteins:
- the LOC142159816 gene encoding uncharacterized protein LOC142159816 isoform X2, which translates into the protein MADSRRMNEDQNNMTEMILNLTLEFIYLLSGEGYTIMKKTPNEHVTTSSSPRVSGELSRTQSPITEPSPHSLIHERINDQRILELTNRIIHLLTGEVWQHLQGNVEHNKNLIMEKDQPIRSLDTRASDDGFSYCNHPQSSTDEDQCVIEDNQGSKVSVSCEGIASHSLKNNGQKSVSCDEGNITDICTPRYHTEHTSTHIKEELVSCQKGNLTDADIYTPIGHTQHSPTHIKEKLVSGGKESPPHTDNEASTDSTQYVTTDIKKESISKKKANPIHTDIYTPTDHTQYTSTHIKEESVSRKEGNLPHTDMYTPTYHTQYTSTDIKAGLVSCDGGSLTNIYTPTDDTQYTSNLTNIYTPTDDTQYTSNLTNIYTPTDDTQYTSNLINEGLGSCERGNFRNTSIHTPIDHTQYTSTHIKEELASCEGRNLADIYTPTDHTQYTSKHKVVNLTDTYIYTHMKHTLNNAGEYDKEESSKHTRNKKGSAKITGRCISLKNTTSLSHQTSQRTYICSECHNCFTSKSELQMHQLIHRRTAPLICSECGKSFASKTNLTKHQGIHTGEKPYSCSDCGKRFREKHCLQLHQKIHTRENLFSCLECGKCFLQKSDLSVHQRVHTGEKPFSCSECGKCFTQKIQLTRHQSIHTGEKPFSCPECGKSFRLRNMLNNHAKTHK
- the LOC142159816 gene encoding uncharacterized protein LOC142159816 isoform X1, which translates into the protein MADSRRMNEDQNNMTEMILNLTLEFIYLLSGEGYTIMKKTPNEHVTTSSSPRVSGELSRTQSPITEPSPHSLIHERINDQRILELTNRIIHLLTGEVWQHLQGNVEHNKNLIMEKDQPIRSLADTRASDDGFSYCNHPQSSTDEDQCVIEDNQGSKVSVSCEGIASHSLKNNGQKSVSCDEGNITDICTPRYHTEHTSTHIKEELVSCQKGNLTDADIYTPIGHTQHSPTHIKEKLVSGGKESPPHTDNEASTDSTQYVTTDIKKESISKKKANPIHTDIYTPTDHTQYTSTHIKEESVSRKEGNLPHTDMYTPTYHTQYTSTDIKAGLVSCDGGSLTNIYTPTDDTQYTSNLTNIYTPTDDTQYTSNLTNIYTPTDDTQYTSNLINEGLGSCERGNFRNTSIHTPIDHTQYTSTHIKEELASCEGRNLADIYTPTDHTQYTSKHKVVNLTDTYIYTHMKHTLNNAGEYDKEESSKHTRNKKGSAKITGRCISLKNTTSLSHQTSQRTYICSECHNCFTSKSELQMHQLIHRRTAPLICSECGKSFASKTNLTKHQGIHTGEKPYSCSDCGKRFREKHCLQLHQKIHTRENLFSCLECGKCFLQKSDLSVHQRVHTGEKPFSCSECGKCFTQKIQLTRHQSIHTGEKPFSCPECGKSFRLRNMLNNHAKTHK